One genomic window of Streptomyces sp. NBC_01498 includes the following:
- a CDS encoding Glu/Leu/Phe/Val dehydrogenase dimerization domain-containing protein — translation MSPPLISLTWTDRETGRQGYLVVDRLVRGVSSGGLRMREGCSLDEVTGLARGMTLKEALHYDDDPAARYIPLGGAKGGIDCDPRDPAAYGVLVRYLRAVRPYIETVWTTGEDLGLTQDVIDRAAAEAGLISTVQAIHPLLDDEAAARRRLADAFAAEVDGIGLDELAGGCGVAESALTALDRAGVAREGTRVALQGLGTMGGATARFLSRAGLTVVAVADVKGTIACPDGLDVEALLAARDGFGTVDRAVLRPGDRELPGEAWLSADAEILVPAAVSYAIDTTNQARIRARWIIEAANMPVRPDAEESLAARGITVLPDVVVNSATNAWWWWTLFGDIGPDPDEALAHIRRAMRALTELTLERAAADRTTPRAAAHAIAAGRLPLIAARFGHDR, via the coding sequence ATGTCCCCGCCGCTGATCTCGCTGACCTGGACCGACCGCGAGACCGGCCGCCAGGGGTATCTGGTCGTGGACCGGCTCGTACGCGGTGTCTCCAGCGGTGGGCTGCGGATGCGCGAGGGCTGCTCGCTGGACGAGGTGACGGGCCTGGCCCGTGGCATGACCCTCAAGGAGGCCCTGCACTACGACGACGACCCCGCCGCGCGCTACATCCCGCTCGGCGGCGCCAAGGGCGGGATCGACTGCGATCCCCGGGACCCGGCGGCGTACGGCGTACTCGTCCGCTATCTGCGGGCCGTCAGGCCGTACATCGAGACCGTCTGGACCACAGGCGAGGACCTCGGGCTGACCCAGGACGTGATCGACCGGGCCGCCGCCGAGGCCGGGCTGATCTCGACCGTGCAGGCGATCCATCCCCTCCTGGACGACGAGGCCGCGGCGCGGCGGCGGCTCGCGGACGCCTTCGCGGCTGAGGTCGACGGCATCGGGCTGGACGAACTGGCCGGCGGCTGCGGTGTGGCCGAGTCCGCGCTGACGGCTCTCGACCGGGCCGGGGTCGCGCGCGAGGGGACACGGGTCGCTCTCCAGGGGCTGGGGACCATGGGCGGGGCGACCGCGCGGTTCCTGTCCCGGGCCGGACTGACGGTCGTGGCCGTGGCGGACGTCAAGGGCACCATCGCCTGCCCGGACGGACTGGACGTCGAGGCGCTGCTCGCCGCGCGTGACGGGTTCGGCACGGTGGACCGCGCGGTGCTGCGGCCCGGGGACCGTGAACTGCCGGGCGAGGCTTGGCTGTCGGCGGATGCCGAGATCCTGGTGCCGGCCGCCGTCTCGTACGCGATCGACACCACCAACCAGGCGCGGATCAGGGCCCGTTGGATCATCGAGGCGGCGAACATGCCCGTCCGGCCGGACGCGGAGGAGTCGCTGGCCGCGCGCGGGATCACGGTGCTGCCGGACGTCGTCGTCAACTCCGCCACGAACGCCTGGTGGTGGTGGACCCTCTTCGGCGACATCGGGCCCGATCCGGACGAGGCCCTGGCCCACATCCGGCGCGCCATGCGCGCGCTGACGGAGCTGACGCTGGAGCGCGCGGCGGCCGACCGTACGACTCCGAGGGCCGCGGCGCACGCGATCGCCGCCGGCCGACTCCCCCTGATCGCCGCGCGGTTCGGCCACGACCGCTGA
- a CDS encoding carbohydrate kinase family protein: MDTVVRVDSLPVPLADSVGVGPIREWPGQTGGNVALGCQALGLNVKFLDFIGDDWTGSQVREHLTKGGVDFDGLISPAGTRRAVNLVERTGRRMSLHDARDPDDLRMPRDFYLPYLRRARHVHLSITNFTRFLFDDIVEQGVPVSTDLHDWDGIDAYHREFAYRADLVFLSAAGAGERIAAVMREILREGRAQAVVATAGAGGSYLLTREGSRTPRPVPATVPPAPVVDSNGAGDAYVAGFLYGRLAGRDLEDCARLGAVAGAHACTVEGSASLIGSDALLSGTR, encoded by the coding sequence GTGGACACCGTGGTCCGGGTCGACTCGCTGCCGGTCCCGCTCGCCGACTCGGTCGGTGTCGGGCCGATCCGCGAATGGCCGGGGCAGACCGGGGGCAATGTGGCCCTCGGCTGTCAGGCCCTCGGACTGAACGTCAAATTCCTGGACTTCATCGGTGACGACTGGACGGGGAGTCAGGTCCGGGAGCATCTCACCAAGGGCGGGGTGGACTTCGACGGACTGATCTCACCGGCGGGCACCCGCCGCGCGGTCAATCTGGTCGAGCGGACCGGCCGCCGGATGTCCTTGCACGACGCGCGCGACCCCGACGACCTGCGGATGCCGCGTGACTTCTATCTGCCGTATCTGCGGCGCGCCCGCCATGTGCATCTGTCGATCACCAACTTCACCCGCTTTCTCTTCGACGACATCGTGGAGCAGGGTGTCCCCGTCTCGACCGATCTGCACGACTGGGACGGGATCGACGCCTACCACCGGGAGTTCGCCTACCGTGCCGACCTGGTCTTCCTCAGCGCGGCGGGGGCCGGTGAGCGCATCGCGGCGGTGATGCGGGAGATCCTGCGTGAGGGCCGGGCACAGGCGGTGGTGGCCACGGCGGGCGCCGGTGGGTCGTATCTGCTCACCCGCGAGGGCAGCCGCACCCCCCGGCCGGTACCGGCGACCGTCCCACCCGCACCGGTGGTGGACTCCAACGGCGCGGGCGACGCGTACGTCGCCGGTTTTCTCTACGGGCGGCTGGCCGGGCGGGACCTGGAGGACTGCGCGCGCCTCGGGGCGGTCGCGGGGGCGCACGCCTGCACGGTGGAGGGCAGCGCGTCACTGATCGGCTCCGACGCGCTGCTGTCGGGGACCCGCTGA
- a CDS encoding DUF6745 domain-containing protein — MQHVDKWRGIAAATGAADRPAAEAGIRLAHRTAGLPEPERIVWADSPLAALAVVRSLTDRGRSVREEIRTRPWAEERRRTHDELGPAGWAEWWGVTGARLWDTTRALADRIRSGVVDALGADSPDLPETRQLLLDAVLGQHDAAWLAAFDGRGDRLTGLVEVAAHAGWWWPYENATVVCERPVELHRDEAGRLDRGDGPALAYPDGFALHAWRGMPVPAEFLAGLGSLDPARIRAEENAELRRVMLEHYGYDRYLAESGAEPLHKDETGILWRIALEGDEDVVMVEVVNSTPEPDGTNRTYWLRVPPTTRTAKQGVAWTFGLGAEEYVPVRQT, encoded by the coding sequence ATGCAGCATGTGGACAAGTGGCGCGGCATCGCGGCGGCGACCGGGGCGGCCGACCGCCCGGCGGCCGAGGCGGGGATACGTCTCGCCCACCGGACGGCCGGGCTGCCCGAGCCGGAGCGGATCGTCTGGGCGGACTCCCCGCTCGCCGCGCTCGCCGTCGTCCGGTCCCTCACCGACCGTGGCCGGTCGGTCCGCGAGGAGATCCGCACCAGGCCGTGGGCCGAGGAACGGCGCAGGACGCACGACGAGTTGGGCCCGGCTGGCTGGGCCGAGTGGTGGGGCGTCACCGGAGCCAGGCTGTGGGACACCACCCGCGCGCTCGCCGACCGCATCCGCTCCGGCGTCGTCGACGCGCTCGGCGCGGACTCGCCGGACCTGCCGGAGACCCGTCAGCTGCTGCTCGACGCGGTCCTTGGCCAGCACGACGCCGCCTGGCTGGCCGCGTTCGACGGCCGGGGCGACCGGCTCACCGGGCTCGTCGAGGTGGCCGCGCACGCCGGCTGGTGGTGGCCGTACGAGAACGCGACGGTGGTCTGCGAACGCCCGGTGGAACTGCACCGGGACGAGGCGGGCCGGCTCGACCGCGGCGACGGCCCCGCCCTCGCCTACCCGGACGGTTTCGCGCTCCACGCCTGGCGCGGCATGCCGGTCCCGGCCGAGTTCCTCGCCGGGCTCGGCTCGCTCGACCCGGCCCGCATCCGCGCCGAGGAGAACGCCGAACTGCGCCGCGTGATGCTGGAGCACTACGGGTACGACCGCTACCTCGCGGAGTCGGGCGCCGAGCCCCTGCACAAGGACGAGACGGGCATCCTCTGGCGCATAGCCCTCGAAGGCGACGAGGACGTCGTGATGGTCGAGGTCGTCAACTCCACTCCGGAGCCCGACGGCACGAACCGCACCTACTGGCTGCGGGTGCCGCCGACCACGCGTACCGCCAAGCAAGGGGTCGCCTGGACATTCGGCCTGGGCGCCGAGGAGTACGTCCCGGTGCGGCAGACCTGA
- a CDS encoding STM4015 family protein, which produces MTISNHLEELDGLPAFDFPDAADETRAELPAAGSVAWRIGVDAYEAEEEWESAFARFVEAVDTTEVRALIVGSWSDAYETAPTGIVAALVAAGDRFPALRALFVGDITFEECEISWIIQTAMAPLINGLPQLRSFGVRGGQSLDMAGIKHAGLRSLTVETGGLDAGVVRDIGAAELPALEHLDIWLGVSWYGANAGVADLDPFLTGARLPALKSLALRNSEIQDEIAAAVAGAPVVARLESLDLSMGTLGDEGAEALLAGQPLTHLKSLDLHHHFLSEPVRERIRAALEPAGVVVDLSDCESTREDDSRYTAVAE; this is translated from the coding sequence ATGACCATTTCGAACCACCTGGAGGAGTTGGACGGCCTGCCGGCGTTCGACTTCCCCGACGCCGCGGACGAGACGAGGGCGGAGCTCCCCGCCGCCGGGTCGGTGGCCTGGCGTATCGGCGTCGACGCGTACGAGGCGGAGGAGGAGTGGGAGTCGGCGTTCGCCCGCTTCGTCGAGGCGGTCGACACCACCGAGGTCCGGGCGCTGATCGTCGGTTCGTGGAGCGACGCGTACGAGACCGCACCCACCGGCATCGTGGCGGCCCTGGTCGCGGCGGGCGACCGGTTCCCCGCCCTGCGCGCGCTGTTCGTCGGTGACATCACCTTCGAGGAGTGCGAGATCTCGTGGATCATCCAGACGGCGATGGCGCCACTGATCAACGGCCTCCCGCAGCTGCGCTCCTTCGGGGTGCGCGGCGGCCAGTCGCTGGACATGGCCGGGATCAAGCACGCGGGACTGCGGTCGCTGACAGTCGAGACGGGCGGTCTGGACGCGGGCGTGGTCCGTGACATCGGGGCGGCCGAGCTGCCTGCGCTGGAGCATCTGGACATCTGGCTCGGTGTGTCCTGGTACGGGGCGAACGCGGGCGTGGCGGACCTGGATCCGTTTCTCACCGGGGCCCGGCTGCCCGCCCTGAAGTCCCTGGCCCTGCGCAACAGCGAGATCCAGGACGAGATTGCGGCGGCGGTGGCGGGCGCGCCGGTCGTGGCGCGGCTGGAATCACTCGACCTGTCGATGGGCACCCTCGGGGACGAGGGCGCCGAGGCGCTGCTCGCCGGGCAGCCGCTCACGCACCTGAAGTCCCTGGATCTGCATCACCACTTCCTGAGCGAGCCCGTGCGGGAGCGGATCCGGGCGGCGCTGGAGCCCGCCGGAGTGGTCGTGGACCTGTCCGACTGCGAGTCCACGCGGGAAGACGACTCGCGGTACACGGCGGTGGCCGAATGA
- a CDS encoding STM4015 family protein, whose translation MSGPTSIGHLDEFHGLPVFTLPHDEAPAPGTLPESDAVAWRLACAWDDDWDFARIWKRFTDVADTSRVRALVIGPWWKGDYSSLARALELIVADAGRFPALRALFLADVVGEECEVSWLVMTDVTPAIDAFPLLEEFGVRGCGNSYNDGALRLRPVTHEHLRVLRCESGGLPGAVVRAVGASRLPALERLELWLGTDEYGGDTTVADLAPLLDGGGFPRLRRLGLQNSEIQDEIAAAVASAPVVAGLESLALSMGTLSDEGAEALLAGQPLTHLKELDLRHHFLSDSCAERIEQALGAHGVRVEQESVDYYDEEDEWRYVAVSE comes from the coding sequence ATGAGCGGCCCGACGAGCATCGGTCATCTCGACGAGTTCCACGGGCTGCCCGTCTTCACGCTGCCGCACGACGAGGCGCCCGCGCCGGGGACGCTCCCCGAGAGCGACGCCGTCGCCTGGCGGCTCGCCTGCGCGTGGGACGACGACTGGGACTTCGCCCGGATCTGGAAGCGGTTCACGGACGTCGCGGACACCAGCCGGGTGCGCGCTCTGGTGATCGGGCCGTGGTGGAAGGGCGACTACTCGAGCCTGGCACGGGCCCTGGAGCTGATCGTCGCCGACGCCGGCCGCTTCCCCGCGCTGCGCGCGCTGTTCCTGGCGGACGTGGTCGGCGAGGAGTGCGAGGTGTCCTGGCTGGTGATGACCGACGTCACTCCGGCGATCGACGCGTTCCCGCTGCTGGAGGAGTTCGGAGTACGCGGCTGCGGCAACTCCTACAACGACGGTGCGCTCCGGCTGCGGCCCGTGACGCACGAGCATCTGCGTGTTCTGCGCTGCGAGTCGGGCGGGCTGCCGGGCGCCGTCGTGCGCGCGGTCGGCGCGAGCCGGCTGCCCGCGCTGGAGCGTCTGGAGCTGTGGCTGGGCACCGACGAGTACGGGGGCGACACGACGGTCGCCGATCTGGCGCCGCTGCTGGACGGCGGCGGGTTCCCGCGGCTGCGCCGTCTGGGGCTCCAGAACAGCGAGATCCAGGACGAGATCGCCGCGGCCGTGGCCTCGGCGCCGGTCGTGGCCGGGCTGGAGTCGCTGGCGCTGTCCATGGGGACACTGAGCGACGAGGGCGCCGAGGCGCTGCTCGCCGGGCAGCCGCTCACGCACCTCAAGGAGCTGGATCTGCGTCATCACTTCCTCTCCGACTCCTGCGCCGAGCGGATCGAACAGGCCCTGGGCGCGCACGGTGTGCGGGTGGAGCAGGAGTCGGTGGACTACTACGACGAAGAGGACGAGTGGCGTTATGTCGCCGTCTCCGAGTAG
- a CDS encoding STM4014 family protein encodes MSPSPSSATPDLAVVGNPANRRVRLFQDAVAAAGLPPAREVAWLDVLGGRAVFRPGEVVRVESPGEDGTVERLLRGADDPTRVEGTALWYERFTSVVRELGRAVRESGADLLDDPDELAVLFDKRLCHGVLDRASVPVPPSPTSGPGGPVVRGWDDVRALMEGPGLRRAFVKIAHGSSASGVLAVETAGPGRVRATTSVERDAAGRLFNSLRVRRLTSEPEVAAIVDALAPDGLHVERWLPKATQRGRAADLRVVVVAGRATHAVVRTSSSPMTNLHLGGARGDLDAVRDAVERAGGAGSWSAALDVCERAAACFPGTHCVGVDLLPATGWRRFAVGEVNAFGDLLPGLTGLPGSGAEGLDTYGAQLAALPRVFPRSPLAGATRAEEGHDARV; translated from the coding sequence ATGTCGCCGTCTCCGAGTAGTGCCACGCCGGATCTGGCCGTTGTCGGCAATCCCGCCAACCGCCGGGTCCGGCTGTTCCAGGACGCCGTCGCGGCGGCGGGGCTGCCCCCGGCCCGTGAGGTGGCCTGGCTCGACGTGCTCGGCGGGCGGGCCGTCTTCCGGCCCGGTGAGGTCGTCCGGGTCGAGTCGCCGGGTGAGGACGGGACGGTGGAGCGGCTGCTGCGCGGCGCGGACGATCCGACCCGGGTGGAGGGCACCGCCCTCTGGTACGAGCGGTTCACCTCCGTCGTAAGGGAGTTGGGCCGGGCCGTACGGGAGTCGGGGGCGGATCTTCTGGACGATCCGGACGAGTTGGCGGTGCTGTTCGACAAGCGGCTGTGCCACGGGGTGCTGGACCGGGCCTCCGTACCCGTACCGCCGTCGCCGACGTCGGGGCCCGGCGGCCCGGTGGTCCGTGGCTGGGACGATGTGCGGGCCCTGATGGAGGGACCGGGTCTGCGCCGGGCGTTCGTCAAGATCGCACACGGCTCGTCGGCCTCCGGGGTGCTCGCCGTCGAGACCGCGGGCCCCGGTCGGGTGCGGGCGACGACATCGGTCGAACGGGACGCCGCCGGGCGGCTGTTCAACTCGCTGCGGGTGCGGCGGCTGACGAGCGAGCCCGAGGTGGCGGCGATCGTCGACGCGCTGGCCCCGGACGGGCTGCATGTCGAACGGTGGCTGCCGAAGGCCACGCAGCGCGGCCGGGCGGCCGATCTGCGGGTGGTGGTCGTCGCGGGCCGGGCGACGCACGCCGTCGTACGGACCAGTTCGTCGCCCATGACCAATCTGCATCTCGGCGGGGCACGCGGCGATCTGGACGCGGTACGGGACGCGGTGGAGCGGGCCGGCGGCGCCGGGAGCTGGTCCGCCGCGCTGGACGTCTGCGAACGGGCCGCCGCGTGCTTCCCCGGCACGCACTGCGTGGGCGTTGACCTGCTGCCCGCGACCGGCTGGCGCAGGTTCGCCGTCGGTGAGGTCAACGCCTTCGGTGATCTGCTGCCCGGTCTCACCGGGCTGCCCGGCAGTGGCGCGGAGGGCCTGGACACCTACGGGGCACAACTCGCCGCCCTGCCACGGGTGTTCCCACGTTCGCCGCTTGCCGGGGCCACGAGGGCGGAGGAGGGACACGATGCGCGCGTCTGA
- a CDS encoding STM4013/SEN3800 family hydrolase, with protein sequence MAQVVGRDDLLLITLDTLRYDVAAELAAAGRLPNLTRHLPGGRWEKRHAPGSFTYASHQAMFAGFLPTPARQGPHPRLFAARFEGSESTAARTFVFDTPDLVSGLADAGYRTVCVGGVGFFNKRGPLGSVLPGMFQESHWEPEFGVASPRSFESQVARAEKVVAGLPTGQRLFLFVNVPSLHQPNWFHLPGATREAGDSRETHAAALEYVDRHIGRLFAAASSRRRCFTIVCSDHGTAYGDDGWSGHRLGHESVWTVPYAHFFLEPGAAR encoded by the coding sequence ATGGCACAGGTCGTCGGCCGTGACGACCTGTTGCTGATCACGCTGGACACGCTGCGGTACGACGTGGCCGCCGAGCTGGCCGCCGCGGGCCGACTGCCGAACCTCACCCGTCATCTCCCCGGCGGGCGCTGGGAGAAGCGGCACGCCCCCGGCAGCTTCACCTACGCCTCGCACCAGGCGATGTTCGCCGGATTCCTGCCGACACCGGCCCGGCAGGGGCCGCACCCCCGGCTGTTCGCCGCCCGGTTCGAGGGGAGCGAGTCCACGGCGGCGAGGACGTTCGTCTTCGACACGCCCGATCTGGTGTCGGGACTCGCGGACGCCGGGTACCGCACGGTGTGCGTCGGGGGTGTCGGCTTCTTCAACAAGCGGGGCCCGCTCGGGTCCGTACTGCCGGGGATGTTCCAGGAGAGCCACTGGGAGCCGGAGTTCGGCGTGGCTTCGCCGAGATCGTTCGAGTCCCAGGTGGCCCGCGCGGAGAAGGTCGTGGCCGGACTCCCCACCGGTCAGCGGCTGTTCCTCTTCGTCAACGTGCCGTCGCTGCATCAGCCGAACTGGTTCCATCTGCCCGGCGCCACCCGGGAGGCGGGCGACTCGCGGGAGACGCACGCCGCCGCGCTGGAGTACGTGGACCGGCACATCGGCCGGCTGTTCGCCGCCGCGAGCAGCCGCCGCCGCTGCTTCACCATCGTCTGTTCCGACCATGGCACGGCCTACGGCGACGACGGCTGGTCGGGCCACCGCCTGGGCCACGAGTCCGTCTGGACCGTGCCGTACGCCCATTTCTTCCTGGAGCCGGGGGCAGCCCGATGA
- a CDS encoding STM4012 family radical SAM protein: MTTESTHLSVVNAPRPYESYVYAYPHKTAYRPLPDRPALSELWAGERKDALSLYLHIPFCEVRCGFCNLFTRIGAPDELTTRYLDALDRQATAVADALHANGAAGGGVRFAAGAFGGGTPTFLTAGELERLCDIAEKRMGADLRSVPLSVETSPSTATADRLSVLAGRGATRLSIGVQSFVEEEARAAVRPQHRSDVEAALGRIRDAGVPVLNIDLIYGIDGQTPESWRYSLDAALAWRPEELYLYPLYARPLTPLGRRAHASETEWDAQRLDLYRRGRDHLLARGYEQVSMRMFRLPGAPHEGADDYACQTDGMIGLGCGARSYTADLHYSFDYAVGMREIRTLIDAYTTTTTEDFARAEVGRAVDIGEARRRHLLQSLLQAEGMAREAYRARFGTRPEEDFPAELTRFADLGWLDTGAGPDLLRLSPEGLAHSDALGPALFSPAVRAAMASYELK; encoded by the coding sequence ATGACGACCGAGTCGACCCACCTGTCCGTTGTCAACGCACCGCGTCCGTACGAGAGTTACGTCTACGCCTATCCGCACAAGACCGCGTACCGCCCGCTGCCCGACCGGCCCGCCCTGAGCGAGTTGTGGGCCGGGGAACGCAAGGACGCGCTCTCGCTGTATCTGCACATACCGTTCTGCGAGGTGCGCTGCGGCTTCTGCAATCTCTTCACGCGGATCGGCGCGCCCGACGAGCTGACGACCCGTTACCTCGACGCGCTGGACCGGCAGGCGACCGCCGTGGCCGACGCACTCCACGCGAACGGCGCGGCGGGCGGCGGGGTGCGGTTCGCGGCGGGAGCGTTCGGCGGCGGCACGCCCACCTTCCTGACGGCCGGTGAGCTGGAGCGGCTGTGCGACATCGCCGAGAAGCGGATGGGCGCCGACCTGCGGTCCGTCCCGCTCTCCGTGGAGACGTCACCGTCGACCGCGACGGCCGACCGGTTGTCGGTCCTGGCCGGGCGCGGGGCCACCCGGCTGAGCATCGGGGTGCAGAGCTTCGTCGAGGAGGAGGCGCGGGCGGCGGTGCGCCCGCAGCACCGGTCCGACGTGGAGGCCGCCCTGGGCCGGATCCGGGACGCGGGCGTCCCGGTCCTGAACATCGACCTCATCTACGGCATCGACGGGCAGACCCCGGAGTCCTGGCGGTACTCGCTCGACGCGGCGCTCGCCTGGCGCCCGGAGGAGCTGTATCTCTACCCGCTGTACGCCCGCCCGCTCACCCCGCTCGGGCGGCGCGCGCACGCCAGTGAGACGGAGTGGGACGCGCAGCGGCTCGATCTGTACCGGCGGGGCCGGGACCATCTCCTCGCGCGGGGCTACGAGCAGGTGTCGATGCGGATGTTCCGCCTGCCCGGTGCGCCGCACGAGGGGGCGGACGACTACGCGTGCCAGACGGACGGCATGATCGGCCTCGGCTGCGGGGCGCGCTCGTACACGGCGGATCTGCACTACTCCTTCGACTACGCGGTCGGGATGCGGGAGATACGCACTCTTATCGACGCGTACACGACCACGACCACGGAGGACTTCGCGCGGGCCGAGGTGGGCCGCGCCGTCGACATCGGCGAGGCGCGCCGGCGCCATCTCCTCCAGTCGCTGCTCCAGGCCGAGGGCATGGCACGGGAGGCGTACCGGGCGCGGTTCGGCACCCGTCCGGAGGAGGACTTCCCCGCCGAGCTGACGCGTTTCGCGGATCTGGGCTGGCTCGACACGGGCGCCGGTCCGGATCTGCTGCGTCTCTCGCCCGAGGGGCTCGCCCACTCGGACGCGCTGGGCCCCGCCCTGTTCTCCCCCGCCGTCCGGGCCGCGATGGCCTCGTACGAACTGAAGTGA